A single window of Nicotiana tomentosiformis chromosome 1, ASM39032v3, whole genome shotgun sequence DNA harbors:
- the LOC138907118 gene encoding uncharacterized protein, with product MAKTSKTVPQKEAASSSQSAGGKTPVEPRIEECIPGGCALNSDFKTDKASSVPELKKRTARKSRKNIIPLTEESVRRLRDEDEEEENDSSVLVARVKKTIDASKATGSIAVTETPPRTEGISEKDSGKVSESLEIEDASHQSEQMVGISEWTGPEALRTEENAPSDLLGEIIIGDLPTLPAFSEGAIREARALGTLEVDRAHEGEDPFHDLLTGIEDAADPSDASGLFFEDQQALNRALALHEEAFSKSQVELSRCEADFRGLSEERNSLKLLRTVANISVSQLQQKIERIEQFREEISTIKAESLGWKEGVDHLAAEKETVRAQLSSAESQLQDLKENSSAQAKKIGELEVQLASELVRAKTEAEKAKAEADAIVAIYRADAEAAQAQVIEATETAQRAYWITELSTCQSWRETLEKIHARGFDLTSEIVKAREHEVEVGALATSDDDDDDGSKSGMISPLVVSLAMLNPLRIRDAGFHWDGSVCRGLGHLVSLIPPMADSIPDALMLKLYSDNRGASVG from the exons atggcaaaaacatcaaaaacggTACCACAAAAAGAAGCTGCTTCATCTTCTCAATCGGCCGGCGGGAAAACGCCGGTGGAACCTCGTATTGAGGAGTGTATTCCCGGGGGGTGCGCGTTAAACTCCGATTTCAAAACCGATAAGGCTTCATCGGTTCCAG AACTTAAGAAAAGGACGGCTCGTAAGtcgaggaagaacatcatcccTCTGACCGAGGAATctgttcggcgtctaagggatgaagatgaagaagaagaaaacgacagctccgtactggtggcccgagtgaagaaaaccatcgatgcctcAAAGGCAACTGGATCGATAGCGGTTACTGAgactccgcctcgaactgaggggatATCGGAGAAGGACTCGGGAAAAGTGTCCGAGTCATTGGAAatcgaggatgcctcccaccAAAGTGAACAAATGGTGGGTATATCTGAATGGACCGGCCCTGAAGCCCTTCGAACTGaggagaatgccccaagtgacttACTTGGGGAAATAATAATCGGAGACTTGCCCACTCTTCCTGCTTTTTCCGAAGGGGCAATTCGGGAGGCCCgagctttggggaccctcgaggtaGACAGAGCTCATGAGGGAGAGGACCCCTTTCATGATTTGCTTACAGGTATCGAGGATGCTGCCGACCCGAGTGACGCATCGGGTCTTTTCTTCGAGGATCAACAAGCCCTGAATCGG GCTTTAGCTCTTCATGAGGAGGCGTTTTCCAAGTCTCAGGTAGAGCTGAGCCGATGTGAGGCTGACTTCCGAGGGCTTTCGGAGGAGAGAAATTCCCTCAAACTTCTTA gaacggtggctaatatttcagtctcacagctgcagcagaagattgagaggatcgagcagttccGCGAAGAGATCAGTACGATAAAGGCAGAGTctttggggtggaaagaaggtgtGGACCaccttgctgcagaaaaagagactgttcgggcccaattgtcatcggccgaaagtCAGCTCCAAGACCTGAAGGAGAATAGTTCagctcaggcaaagaaaataggGGAGCTCGAGGTTcagttggcttccgaacttgtaAGGGCCAAAACTGAAGCCGAAAAAGCAAAGGCCGAGGCTGACGCGATCGTGGCCATCTaccgggctgatgctgaagctgctcaagcCCAAGTGATAGAGGCTACCGAGACCGCTCAAAGAGCATATTGGATTACCGAACTCTCCACATGCCAATcttggagggaaaccctcgagaagatccatgctcgaggtttcgatcttaccagcGAGATAgtaaaggctagagagcatgaagtCGAAGTTGGAGCGCTAGccacttccgatgatgatgatgatgatggcagcaagagcgg gatgatttcacctttagttgtttcgctTGCCATGTTAAATCCATTGAGAATCCGAGATGCAG GGTTCCATTGGGATGGATCAGTTTGTAGGGGTctaggccatctagtatctttgattcctcCAATGGCTGACTCAATACCTGATGCGttgatgctgaagttgtattctgacaatcgtggtgcttctgtgggataa